From Cardiocondyla obscurior isolate alpha-2009 linkage group LG09, Cobs3.1, whole genome shotgun sequence, one genomic window encodes:
- the Crn gene encoding protein crooked neck, whose amino-acid sequence MEKSQKMPKVAKVKNKAPAEIQITAEQLLREAKERDLEILPPPPKQKISDPHELADYQHRKRKAFEDIIRKNRMIITNWMKYAQWEESQKQIQRARSIYERALEVDHRNVALWLKYTEMEMRNRQVNHARNLWDRAVTLLPRANQFWYKYTYMEETLMNIAGARQVFERWMEWEPDEQAWQTYIKFELRYKEVNRARQIYERFVMVHPDVKHWIKYARFEESYGFIKGARDVYERAVNFYGDESLDEKLFLAFAKFEEGQREHDRARIIYKYALEHIPKSNTQEIYKAYTIHEKKYGDRSGIEDVIVNKRKHQYEQEIKENPSNYDAWFDYLRLVESEGNVDVIRETYERAIANVPPTKEKQFWRRYIYLWIKYALFEELEAKDIERCRQVYKVCLELIPHKQFTFSKIWLLYAYFEIRQKDLNKARKTLGLALGICPTDKLYRGYIDLEIQLVEFDRCRKLYEKFLEFGPENCTTWMRFAELETRLGEIDRARAIYEFAIARPRLDMPELLWKSYIDFEIAQSETENARQLFERLLERTLHVKVWIAYAKFELLNPQLEDSPDNVILARRIFERGNDALRSNGDTESRVLLLEAWKEFESEKGTSETLAKIVEKMPRRVKKKRRVVGEDGSDDGWEEVFDFIFPEDESQRPNLKFLASAKAWKKQTEESDLR is encoded by the coding sequence ATGGAGAAGTCACAAAAAATGCCGAAGGTAGCAAAAGTGAAGAACAAGGCGCCCGCAGAGATACAGATCACCGCGGAGCAGCTGCTGCGCGAGGCGAAAGAGCGCGATCTTGAGATCCTGCCACCGCCGCCGAAGCAAAAGATCTCGGATCCGCATGAGCTCGCGGACTACCAGCACCGCAAGCGCAAGGCGTTTGAGGACATTATCCGTAAGAATCGTATGATTATTACCAATTGGATGAAGTACGCGCAATGGGAGGAAAGCCAGAAGCAGATACAACGCGCGAGGTCCATCTACGAGCGGGCGCTCGAGGTCGACCACAGAAATGTAGCTCTGTGGTTAAAGTATACAGAGATGGAAATGCGCAACCGGCAAGTCAATCACGCGAGGAATCTTTGGGACAGAGCGGTGACTTTGTTGCCGCGTGCCAACCAGTTCTGGTACAAATACACTTATATGGAGGAGACCTTGATGAACATCGCTGGAGCACGCCAGGTGTTTGAACGATGGATGGAATGGGAACCAGACGAACAAGCCTGGCAAACGTACATTAAGTTTGAGCTTCGGTATAAAGAGGTAAATCGGGCGCGACAGATCTATGAGCGATTTGTTATGGTTCACCCCGATGTGAAGCATTGGATAAAGTATGCTCGTTTCGAAGAATCATATGGTTTTATCAAAGGCGCGCGTGACGTTTACGAGCGCGCCGTCAATTTCTATGGTGACGAAAGCCTAGATGAGAAACTCTTCCTGGCCTTTGCGAAGTTCGAGGAGGGTCAACGAGAGCACGACCGAGCTCGCATAATCTACAAGTACGCGCTGGAGCACATTCCGAAGAGCAACACACAGGAAATCTACAAGGCGTACACGATCCACGAGAAAAAGTACGGCGATCGTTCGGGCATCGAGGACGTGATAGTCAATAAGCGGAAGCATCAATATGAGCAGGAAATCAAGGAGAATCCGTCGAATTACGACGCGTGGTTTGACTATCTCAGATTAGTAGAGTCAGAAGGTAACGTTGACGTGATTCGCGAAACGTACGAGCGAGCAATCGCCAACGTGCCGCCCACCAAAGAGAAGCAGTTCTGGCGAAGATACATCTACTTATGGATCAAGTACGCTCTTTTTGAAGAACTGGAGGCCAAGGACATCGAACGGTGCCGGCAAGTGTACAAAGTATGCCTAGAACTCATACCGCATAAACAGTTTACTTTCTCCAAAATCTGGCTGCTTTACGCGTACTTCGAGATACGGCAGAAAGACTTGAACAAGGCGAGGAAAACTCTAGGCCTGGCGCTAGGAATATGCCCAACCGACAAGCTTTATCGGGGCTACATCGACCTCGAGATACAACTGGTGGAGTTCGATCGATGCCGCAAGTTGTACGAGAAGTTCCTTGAATTCGGACCGGAGAACTGCACCACGTGGATGAGATTCGCCGAATTGGAGACACGACTCGGTGAGATTGATCGTGCCCGAGCAATATACGAGTTCGCTATTGCACGGCCGCGGCTGGATATGCCGGAGCTTCTCTGGAAATCGTACATCGACTTCGAAATTGCTCAGAGCGAGACGGAGAACGCACGCCAGCTGTTCGAACGACTGCTGGAGCGTACGTTGCACGTCAAGGTGTGGATAGCCTACGCCAAGTTCGAGCTGCTGAATCCGCAGCTAGAGGACAGCCCCGATAACGTTATCTTGGCGAGACGCATTTTCGAACGCGGTAACGACGCCCTTAGATCGAACGGCGACACCGAGAGCCGAGTGTTGCTGTTGGAAGCCTGGAAAGAGTTTGAAAGCGAGAAAGGCACTTCCGAAACTCTGGCGAAGATTGTAGAGAAAATGCCGCGCAGGGTGAAGAAGAAGAGGCGCGTTGTGGGCGAAGACGGCAGCGACGACGGCTGGGAGGAAGTCTTTGACTTCATATTTCCAGAAGATGAGTCACAGAGGCCGAATCTTAAGTTCTTGGCTTCCGCGAAGGCGTGGAAAAAACAGACCGAGGAATCGGACCTGAGATAA
- the Tbcb gene encoding tubulin-folding cofactor B, whose product MSSCSVVTSDFLNLSITNSGQESSWVERRFQKGITIQEFKGKLELLTGGNPATMTVEVYNKNDKLVCKLEEEERLLGSYPIDDGMRIHVVDNFPCTVDDLDRVKKFEISEEEYAKKTDTVKAFLEKNKLGKYNQDDVKKRAEEKKLEEEEEERLAGLCKIGDRCIVSVPLQPKRRATILFVGKTDFKNGWWVGVKYDEPLGKNDGSVAGTRYFKCLPRYGGFVKPALVKVGNFPEEDFNLNEEL is encoded by the exons atgaGTTCGTGCAGCGTGGTTACGTCCGATTTTTTGAATTTGTCAATTACAAATTCTGGTCAGGAGTCTTCTTGGGTGGAACGTCGATTTCAAAAGGGTATAACAATCCAAGAGTTTAAG ggAAAATTGGAGCTTCTTACGGGCGGTAATCCAGCTACAATGACTGTTGAAGTTTATAACAAGAATGACAAACTTGTCTGCAAATTAGAGGAGGAAGAACGCCTCTTGGGATCATATCCAATTGACGATGGAATGAGGATACAT GTTGTTGATAACTTTCCTTGTACTGTAGATGATTTAGATCGTGtaaaaaagtttgaaatatCTGAAGAGGAGTATGCTAAAAAGACAG ATACTGTTAAGGCATttctagaaaaaaataagttagGAAAGTACAATCAGGACGACGTGAAAAAAAgagcagaagaaaaaaaactggaggaagaagaagaagaacgcTTGGCTGGTTTATGCAAAATTGGAGATCGTTGTATAGTATCTGTTCCGCTTCAACCGAAACGAAGGGCTACTATTTTATTTGTCG GTAAAACTGATTTTAAAAATGGCTGGTGGGTTGGTGTTAAATACGATGAGCCTCTTGGCAAAAATGATGGGAG TGTCGCTGGtacaagatattttaaatgccttCCAAGATATGGTGGATTTGTAAAGCCAGCACTTGTAAAAGTCGGAAACTTTCCCGAAGAGGATTTCAACTTGAAcgaagaattataa
- the LOC139105384 gene encoding sentrin-specific protease 1, translating to MHSIFDYIKKVFGFVDANSKKRKAEICYSEQEHTPHKKFKSIYNTAPTMEHHYSGDDSDDEDIVYLGEQQSSSIRSCVQLNGTRKKQLQSYEFFKPPACKSSTCSVLHHNKSPKELFFHHKHRMPDTCHKSFTLSKTNQLKEKSQYEELLQNIVTPSLKGTLPNRIQVFKDKRMECTSPRKPIEVIDIEKESDVSFTNKIHSSITNISKTKPTAFCRNSILNYSRMDKEKVPTLNYGKKGITTYVQSNKVVSLDKPSTSSSSEVKSLATKQPIKIAAINSLRDELSAKAVMRQDYIPQVAKKYNERIEQRHREAEELKKMTCVLSKHNRYAREAALEEQLARSMKLYLAVLDDREEPEEPALPKFTNEMLQEVRSAIAPGPPGEVLAEGFGLRITRKDLYTLADLNWLNDEVINFYMNLLIARGTSSDKYPKVHAMNTFFYPKLLSGGHSSLKRWTRKVDIFAQDLVVVPIHLDIHWCMSIIDFRDKSIVYYDSMGSSNPKCLAALKQYLQDESLDKKKKAYDMNDWKLQSAKNIPQQMNGSDCGVFSCMFAEYICANKKLTFTQDDMPYFRNKMVYEILNGKLL from the coding sequence ATGCACTCAATATTTGATTATATAAAGAAAGTTTTTGGATTTGTGGATGCAAATTCTAAGAAACGAAAAGCTGAAATATGTTATTCTGAACAAGAACATACAccacataaaaaatttaaatctatttataaTACAGCACCTACAATGGAACATCATTACAGTGGAGATGATAGTGATGATGAGGATATCGTGTATTTGGGTGAGCAGCAATCCTCGTCGATAAGATCATGTGTACAGTTGAACGGTACTCGTAAGAAACAGCTGCAGTCTTATGAGTTTTTTAAACCTCCTGCTTGTAAATCTAGCACCTGTTCTGTGCTACATCACAATAAATCACCTAAGGAGCTGTTTTTCCATCATAAACACAGGATGCCGGACACCTGTCACAAATCTTTTACATTATCTAAAACTAATCAATTAAAGGAGAAGTCTCAATATGAAGAATTGCTAcaaaatattgttacgcccagCCTAAAGGGAACATTGCCAAATAGGATACAGGTATTTAAAGATAAACGTATGGAATGTACATCTCCGCGGAAACCCATAGAAGTGATTGATATAGAAAAGGAATCAGATGTATCATTTACTAACAAGATCCACTCATCTATCACTAATATATCTAAAACAAAGCCAACAGCATTCTGTAGAAACAGCATATTAAACTATTCAAGGatggataaagaaaaagttccTACTTTAAACTATGGCAAAAAAGGTATCACAACATATGTGCAGTCCAACAAAGTAGTTTCACTTGATAAACCCAGTACCAGTAGCAGCTCTGAAGTGAAATCTCTTGCGACAAAACAACCCATCAAAATTGCCGCAATTAATTCGTTGCGCGATGAATTGTCTGCGAAAGCTGTTATGAGGCAAGACTATATTCCGCAAGTTGCAAAGAAATATAACGAGCGAATTGAACAACGGCATAGAGAGGCTGAGGAACTAAAGAAGATGACGTGCGTCCTGTCGAAACACAACAGATATGCACGAGAAGCAGCTTTAGAAGAACAACTGGCACGTTCTATGAAATTATACCTAGCTGTTTTAGATGATAGGGAAGAACCGGAGGAACCGGCATTGCCGAAATTCACCAATGAAATGCTACAGGAAGTAAGAAGCGCCATTGCACCAGGACCTCCAGGTGAGGTACTCGCGGAAGGTTTCGGGTTAAGAATTACGCGGAAGGATCTCTACACACTAGCAGACTTAAATTGGCTAAATGACGAAGTAATAAACTTTTACATGAACCTGTTAATTGCCAGAGGCACATCTTCAGATAAGTATCCAAAAGTACACGCTAtgaacacatttttttatccgaAACTTTTATCGGGCGGTCACTCATCTCTAAAACGATGGACCAGAAAGGTAGACATATTTGCACAAGATCTTGTGGTTGTGCCTATACATCTAGACATTCACTGGTGTATGTCGATAATAGATTTCCGAGATAAATCGATCGTTTACTATGACAGTATGGGCAGCAGTAATCCGAAATGTCTCGCGGCTCttaaacaatatttacaaGATGAAAGTttagacaaaaagaaaaaagcttACGATATGAACGATTGGAAGTTGCAATCTGCTAAGAACATTCCACAACAGATGAATGGCAGTGATTGTGGTGTTTTCTCTTGTATGTTTGCCGAGTATATCTGCGCAAATAAGAAGCTTACGTTCACACAGGACGACATGCCATATTTTAGGAACAAAATGGTTTACGAAATATTGAACggtaaacttttataa
- the Ubl gene encoding ubiquitin-like protein 5 codes for MLEITCNDRLGKKVRVKCNPDDTIGDLKKLIAAQTGTHWEKIVLKKWYTIFKDHIKLQDYEIHDGMNLELYYQ; via the exons ATGTTAGAGATAACGTGCAACGACCGTCTTGGTAAAAAGGTCAGAGTAAAGTGCAATCCAGACGACACTATTGGAGACCTGAAGAAATTGATAGCTGCCCAGACTGGTACACATTGGGAGAAAATTGTACTGAAGAAGTGGTACACCATTTTCAAAGATCACATAAAGCTGCAAGACT ATGAAATACATGATGGCATGAACCTAGAACTCTATTACCAATAa
- the Uck gene encoding uridine-cytidine kinase isoform X2, with protein sequence MADMPANVSSTRKMSFGINGKLNGVEGKTPFLIGVSGGTASGKSTVCKRIMEKLGQVDMDHQQRRVVCISQDSFYRNLTPAEKLKAEKGQYNFDHPDAFDDDLILQTLQDILTGVKCEIPAYDYRTNSLMKDQVTTIYPADVVLFEGILVFYFPKIRDLFHMKLFVDTDSDTRLARRVPRDIKERGRDLDYVLNQYMNFVKPAFEEFCLPTKKFADVIIPRGADNTVAIDLIVQHIRDFLSNRGRQMAEPESPISRIEGLFKRPH encoded by the exons ATGGCAGATATGCCAGCTAACGTGAGCAGCACGCGAAAAATGTCCTTCGGCATCAACGGCAAGCTCAACGGCGTCGAAGGCAAAACGCCTTTTCTGATCGGCGTATCCGGTGGCACCGCGAGCGGCAAG tctaCAGTATGCAAACGGATAATGGAGAAATTGGGACAGGTAGACATGGATCATCAGCAGCGCCGTGTGGTTTGCATATCACAAGACAGCTTTTATCGAAATCTAACACCAGCTGAAAAATTGAAAGCTGAAAAGGGGCAGTACAACTTTGATCATCCTGATGCCTTTGATGATGATTTGATTTTGCAAACCTTACAGGATATACTTACAGGTGTCAAGTGTGAAATTCCAGCTTATGATTACAGGACAAACAGTTT aatgAAAGATCAAGTTACCACAATATATCCAGCTGATGTAGTGTTATTTGAAGGAATactagtattttattttcccaaAATTCGGGATCTCTTTCACATGAAATTGTTTGTGGATACCGATTCTGACACCAGACTTGCAAGAAgag TGCCAAGAGATATAAAGGAGCGCGGAAGAGATTTAGATTATGTTCTGAATCAATACATGAATTTTGTAAAACCAGCCTTTGAGGAGTTTTGCTTGCcaacaaaaaaatttgcagATGTTATAATACCCAGAGGAGCAGATAACACAG TGGCGATAGATCTGATAGTCCAACACATAAGAGACTTCTTAAGCAACCGAGGTAGACAAATGGCAGAACCTGAAAGTCCAATAAGCAGGATAGAAGGATTATTCAAGAGAccacattaa
- the Uck gene encoding uridine-cytidine kinase isoform X1 codes for MADMPANVSSTRKMSFGINGKLNGVEGKTPFLIGVSGGTASGKSTVCKRIMEKLGQVDMDHQQRRVVCISQDSFYRNLTPAEKLKAEKGQYNFDHPDAFDDDLILQTLQDILTGVKCEIPAYDYRTNSLMKDQVTTIYPADVVLFEGILVFYFPKIRDLFHMKLFVDTDSDTRLARRVPRDIKERGRDLDYVLNQYMNFVKPAFEEFCLPTKKFADVIIPRGADNTVAIDLIVHHIWDIMRTKSAECSAGQHPFLYQRRRTSASSDTLSR; via the exons ATGGCAGATATGCCAGCTAACGTGAGCAGCACGCGAAAAATGTCCTTCGGCATCAACGGCAAGCTCAACGGCGTCGAAGGCAAAACGCCTTTTCTGATCGGCGTATCCGGTGGCACCGCGAGCGGCAAG tctaCAGTATGCAAACGGATAATGGAGAAATTGGGACAGGTAGACATGGATCATCAGCAGCGCCGTGTGGTTTGCATATCACAAGACAGCTTTTATCGAAATCTAACACCAGCTGAAAAATTGAAAGCTGAAAAGGGGCAGTACAACTTTGATCATCCTGATGCCTTTGATGATGATTTGATTTTGCAAACCTTACAGGATATACTTACAGGTGTCAAGTGTGAAATTCCAGCTTATGATTACAGGACAAACAGTTT aatgAAAGATCAAGTTACCACAATATATCCAGCTGATGTAGTGTTATTTGAAGGAATactagtattttattttcccaaAATTCGGGATCTCTTTCACATGAAATTGTTTGTGGATACCGATTCTGACACCAGACTTGCAAGAAgag TGCCAAGAGATATAAAGGAGCGCGGAAGAGATTTAGATTATGTTCTGAATCAATACATGAATTTTGTAAAACCAGCCTTTGAGGAGTTTTGCTTGCcaacaaaaaaatttgcagATGTTATAATACCCAGAGGAGCAGATAACACAG TGGCAATAGATCTAATAGTGCACCACATCTGGGATATTATGCGTACGAAAAGCGCTGAATGCTCAGCCGGGCAGCATCCATTCCTCTACCAGCGTAGACGTACTTCAGCCTCATCCGACACGCTCAGCAGATGA